From a region of the Chondrinema litorale genome:
- a CDS encoding alpha/beta fold hydrolase produces the protein MKPATQYTKSGSINIAYQVFGSGSVDLVYIPGWISNIDWMWSCPELVNFLQELGKISRVILFDKRGTGLSDRVVELSTLEERMDDIRAVMDAVGSEKAILFGHSEGGCVSALFAATYPNRVISMITFGIFAKRRYSPEYPWAPTDEERQVVYDMIENSWGSGEMNLETLAPSKAHDKTFMDWLANYFRSGASPSAALVLTKMNTQVDIIGILGSIKVPTLIMQRTNDIDVKIEEGRFIADRIKGAKFVEFEGDDHLFWAGNTKEVLDQMKSFILDVKPAKNYQEQLFTIVAARLVTSENAENKTKELISQFVRQYRGKIIQFRKDTFIATFEGPSKAVHCSIDLIDMIKSMQAQLAIGIHIKEGAVDEAHFISDETEDFVESILQQAKPNQILITQSVRHLLSGAGLSFTQYKSVYETVSGDSLLLFTVSDNSRVDLELESYQYHLPQSDSFLEEVLHCINDNISNEFFGVDKLCKEIAISERQLQRKLKAITNKSPNQLISSVRLHKAKELIIGQQENIADIAFKTGFSNPSYFSKCFKKEFGLTPSALLQQAI, from the coding sequence ATGAAACCAGCTACTCAATATACAAAAAGTGGTAGCATCAATATCGCATATCAGGTTTTCGGGTCAGGATCAGTAGATTTGGTTTACATTCCGGGATGGATTTCTAATATCGATTGGATGTGGTCATGTCCTGAACTAGTTAATTTTCTACAAGAGTTAGGAAAAATTTCTAGAGTAATTCTTTTTGATAAGAGGGGAACAGGTCTATCAGACCGAGTGGTGGAGCTATCTACTTTAGAAGAGCGAATGGACGACATACGTGCTGTGATGGATGCTGTAGGTTCTGAGAAAGCCATTTTATTTGGTCACTCTGAAGGAGGTTGTGTATCTGCATTGTTTGCAGCAACCTATCCGAACCGAGTAATATCTATGATTACCTTCGGCATATTTGCTAAAAGAAGATACTCTCCTGAATATCCTTGGGCTCCAACAGACGAAGAACGCCAAGTAGTTTACGACATGATCGAAAATAGTTGGGGTAGTGGAGAAATGAATCTCGAAACTTTGGCACCTTCCAAAGCTCATGATAAAACATTTATGGACTGGCTCGCAAATTATTTCCGTTCTGGTGCTAGTCCAAGTGCAGCGTTGGTACTCACCAAAATGAATACACAGGTCGATATAATAGGTATTTTGGGTTCTATTAAAGTGCCCACTTTAATAATGCAGCGCACTAATGACATTGATGTAAAAATTGAAGAAGGTAGATTTATAGCAGATCGTATTAAAGGAGCTAAGTTTGTGGAGTTCGAAGGCGACGATCATTTATTTTGGGCTGGCAATACGAAAGAAGTATTGGACCAAATGAAATCTTTTATATTAGATGTAAAACCTGCTAAAAATTACCAAGAGCAACTTTTTACCATTGTTGCAGCCAGGTTAGTTACTTCAGAAAATGCAGAAAATAAAACCAAGGAATTAATTAGCCAATTTGTAAGGCAATACCGAGGCAAAATTATTCAGTTTAGAAAAGATACTTTTATTGCCACGTTTGAAGGCCCAAGTAAAGCTGTTCATTGCAGTATAGATTTGATTGATATGATCAAAAGTATGCAAGCTCAACTGGCTATAGGTATTCATATAAAAGAAGGAGCAGTAGATGAAGCTCATTTTATAAGTGACGAAACAGAAGATTTTGTAGAGTCTATCTTACAACAAGCTAAACCGAATCAAATATTAATTACACAATCTGTTAGGCATTTGCTTTCTGGTGCAGGTTTAAGTTTTACTCAATATAAATCTGTTTACGAAACAGTTTCTGGTGATTCGCTTTTGTTGTTTACTGTTTCAGATAATTCCAGAGTTGACCTAGAGTTAGAAAGTTATCAATATCATCTGCCTCAAAGTGATTCGTTTCTCGAAGAAGTATTGCATTGTATAAATGATAATATAAGTAATGAGTTTTTCGGTGTGGATAAGCTTTGCAAAGAAATAGCAATTAGTGAGCGACAACTTCAAAGAAAGCTGAAAGCTATTACTAATAAGTCTCCGAATCAACTAATTTCTTCTGTTCGCTTACACAAAGCAAAAGAGTTGATTATTGGTCAACAAGAAAACATTGCAGATATCGCTTTTAAGACTGGTTTTTCTAATCCATCTTATTTTTCTAAGTGTTTCAAAAAAGAGTTTGGCTTAACGCCATCAGCGCTTTTACAGCAAGCAATCTGA